A single window of Pygocentrus nattereri isolate fPygNat1 chromosome 24, fPygNat1.pri, whole genome shotgun sequence DNA harbors:
- the si:dkeyp-97a10.2 gene encoding uncharacterized protein si:dkeyp-97a10.2 — protein MGLGPRSCWTVLLLLAFVPQGGQCVSVRFPSQQPVYVINGENLILQAQIDWSLGESISKVTWAHEAEGTKNSGKTVVAEFPFKSSGGRVTVEKDGAVMKLSNYQRTDSGAYTITVSNQHGDQASARCSVHEYEAVHHVSVMVNVSHSVLHCREAWGTDPVFSWLHEQAAVTEAVGKVSADGSSLQLSIPLCGHFTCVVSNKLGHSSATYTGVPCERSNGGTAVAIVCLLLVLLLAGGLTFLLWRRCRHYSSRRERLQESYEDTV, from the exons TTCCGCAGGGGGGCCAGTGCGTTTCTGTGCGTTTCCCAAGCCAGCAGCCTGTCTATGTGATCAACGGAGAGAACCTGATCCTGCAGGCCCAGATAGACTGGTCTCTGGGAGAGTCCATCTCCAAGGTAACATGGGCGCACGAGGCGGAGGGGACGAAGAATTCTGGGAAAACTGTAGTGGctgaatttccctttaaaagcTCTGGCGGTCGGGTGACTGTAGAAAAGGACGGAGCTGTTATGAAGCTGTCGAACTACCAGAGAACAGACAGCGGCGCGTACACCATAACAGTCTCAAACCAGCATGGAGACCAAGCTTCAGCACGCTGCAGCGTCCATGAGTACG AGGCTGTGCACCACGTGTCCGTGATGGTGAACGTGTCCCACTCTGTCCTGCACTGTCGCGAGGCCTGGGGCACCGACCCCGTGTTCAGCTGGCTGCATGAGCAGGCTGCAGTGACTGAGGCTGTGGGCAAAGTGTCTGCTGATGGAAGTTCACTCCAGTTGTCCATCCCACTCTGCGGACACTTCACCTGCGTAGTGTCTAATAAACTGGGCCACAGCTCCGCCACCTACACTGGAG TGCCTTGTGAGAGAAGTAACGGAGGGACAGCTGTGGCCATTGTGTGTCTCCTGCTTGTGCTGCTGCTGGCTGGAGGTTTGACCTTCCTGCTTTGGAG GAGATGCaggcattacagcagcagaaggGAGAGGCTACAAGAGTCGTATGAAGATACTGTTTAA